In Holophagales bacterium, one DNA window encodes the following:
- a CDS encoding acyltransferase, translating into MPLPPLRPRSTWLREIGKSVRGAVVAVSLVGSLLAINLLQTSSLALRPFSRRSFRRVNRWSADRFWGWCARTTLSLHRTRVVISGDALPADENAVLIANHQSMTDVQALFLLARRERRLGDLKWFVKSSLKYVPGVGWGMAFLDCLFVKRDWTADRRRIERTFHRVTSGRVPLWLISFSEGTRLSAEKLAHARRYAAEHALAVPRHVLLPRAKGFVASVTGLRGHVSAVYDVTIGYVDGLPTLWQWAKGEMREVHLHVRRYALDELPAAPEALADWLRDRFVEKDERLDRFYAAGSLA; encoded by the coding sequence ATGCCGCTGCCGCCGCTGCGCCCGCGCTCCACCTGGCTTCGCGAAATCGGCAAGAGCGTGCGCGGCGCCGTGGTCGCGGTCTCGCTCGTCGGCTCGCTCCTGGCGATCAACCTGCTGCAGACCTCGAGCCTCGCCCTGCGGCCGTTCTCGCGCCGCTCGTTCCGCCGGGTGAACCGCTGGTCGGCCGACCGCTTCTGGGGCTGGTGCGCCCGCACGACGCTCTCGCTCCACCGCACCCGCGTGGTGATCAGCGGCGACGCCCTGCCGGCCGACGAGAACGCCGTGCTGATCGCCAACCACCAGTCGATGACCGACGTCCAGGCGCTTTTCCTCCTCGCCCGGCGCGAGCGTCGGCTCGGCGACCTGAAGTGGTTCGTCAAGAGTTCGCTCAAGTACGTCCCGGGGGTCGGCTGGGGGATGGCGTTCCTCGACTGCCTCTTCGTCAAGCGCGACTGGACGGCCGACCGGCGGCGGATCGAGCGCACCTTCCACCGCGTGACCTCCGGCCGCGTGCCGCTCTGGCTGATCTCCTTCTCCGAAGGGACGCGTCTCTCGGCCGAGAAGCTCGCCCATGCCCGCCGCTACGCCGCCGAGCACGCCCTCGCCGTGCCGCGCCACGTGCTGCTGCCGCGCGCCAAGGGGTTCGTCGCCTCGGTCACCGGCCTGCGCGGCCATGTCTCGGCGGTCTACGACGTGACGATCGGCTATGTCGACGGCCTGCCAACGCTCTGGCAGTGGGCCAAGGGCGAGATGCGCGAGGTCCACCTCCACGTCCGCCGCTACGCCCTCGACGAGCTCCCCGCCGCCCCCGAGGCCCTCGCCGACTGGCTGCGCGACCGCTTCGTCGAAAAAGACGAACGCCTCGACCGCTTCTACGCCGCCGGGTCGTTGGCGTAG
- a CDS encoding RNB domain-containing ribonuclease, protein MNASSPSNRERLRQIARRAMRERGLEPDFSAAVLAEADAAREWSGAVLSHDPAPRDLRHLLWASIDNDDSRDLDQLTVAEPLGAGATRVLVAIADVDSAVPRGSAVDLRARQNTTSVYTAAQIFSMLPERLSTDLTSLGDGEERLAIVVELEVDGEGAVGKSEVYAAVARNRAKLAYNSVAAWLDGAAPSPARLAAVPGLEEQLRLQDRVAQAMKALRHRHGALGLETPESRPVFDGDLLADLRPDEKNRATQLIEDFMIAANGATARFLEARGFPSLRRVLHAPERWDRLERLAADLGDTLPPDPDGAALEGFLVRRRSAAPETFQELSLTVVKLLGAGEYAVDLPGTSADGHFGLAMRDYGHSTAPNRRYPDLATQRLLKAALVGQPVPYTIDELTALATHCTRQEDNANKVERQVRKSAAALLLASRVGERFDALVTGAASKGTWARVFRPPVEGRIVRGAAGLEVGDRLQVELLGVDVDRGFIDFARV, encoded by the coding sequence ATGAACGCTTCTTCACCCTCCAATCGCGAACGGCTGCGGCAGATCGCCCGGCGGGCGATGCGCGAGCGCGGGCTCGAGCCGGACTTCTCGGCGGCGGTGCTGGCCGAGGCCGACGCGGCGCGCGAGTGGAGCGGTGCGGTCCTGTCGCACGACCCGGCGCCGCGCGACCTGCGGCATCTGCTCTGGGCGTCGATCGACAACGACGACTCGCGCGACCTCGACCAACTGACCGTCGCCGAGCCGCTCGGCGCCGGGGCGACGCGGGTGCTCGTCGCCATCGCCGACGTCGACTCCGCGGTGCCGCGGGGCTCGGCGGTCGACCTGCGGGCGCGCCAGAACACCACCTCGGTCTACACCGCGGCGCAGATCTTCTCGATGTTGCCGGAGCGGCTGTCGACCGATCTGACCTCGCTCGGCGACGGCGAGGAGCGGCTGGCGATCGTCGTCGAGCTCGAGGTCGACGGCGAAGGGGCGGTGGGCAAGTCGGAGGTCTACGCGGCCGTCGCGCGCAACCGCGCCAAGCTCGCCTACAACTCGGTCGCCGCGTGGCTCGACGGTGCGGCGCCGAGCCCGGCGCGGCTCGCCGCGGTGCCCGGTCTCGAAGAGCAGCTGCGCCTCCAGGACCGCGTCGCCCAGGCGATGAAGGCGCTGCGCCATCGCCATGGCGCGCTGGGGCTCGAGACCCCCGAGTCCCGCCCGGTCTTCGACGGCGACCTGCTCGCCGACCTGCGCCCCGACGAGAAGAACCGCGCGACGCAGCTCATCGAGGACTTCATGATCGCCGCCAACGGGGCGACGGCGCGCTTCCTCGAAGCGCGCGGCTTCCCGTCGCTGCGCCGTGTGCTGCACGCCCCCGAACGCTGGGACCGGCTCGAGCGTCTGGCGGCCGACCTCGGGGACACGCTGCCGCCCGATCCGGACGGCGCGGCGCTCGAGGGGTTCCTCGTCCGGCGGAGAAGCGCCGCTCCCGAGACCTTCCAGGAGCTGTCGCTGACCGTCGTCAAGCTCCTCGGCGCCGGCGAGTACGCCGTCGACCTGCCAGGCACGAGCGCCGACGGCCACTTCGGTCTGGCGATGCGCGACTACGGCCATTCGACCGCGCCGAACCGCCGCTACCCCGATCTGGCGACGCAGCGCCTGCTCAAGGCGGCGCTCGTCGGGCAGCCGGTGCCCTACACGATCGACGAGCTGACCGCGCTCGCCACGCACTGCACGCGGCAGGAAGACAACGCCAACAAGGTCGAGCGCCAGGTGCGCAAGTCGGCTGCGGCGCTGCTGCTCGCCTCGCGCGTCGGCGAGCGCTTCGACGCGCTGGTCACCGGTGCGGCGAGCAAGGGGACCTGGGCGCGCGTCTTCCGGCCACCCGTCGAAGGGCGGATCGTGCGCGGCGCCGCCGGCCTCGAGGTCGGTGACCGCCTGCAGGTCGAGCTGCTCGGCGTCGACGTCGATCGCGGGTTCATCGACTTCGCACGCGTCTGA
- a CDS encoding 4Fe-4S dicluster domain-containing protein, with the protein MADTRAAFVFDGGRCTGCEACRVACGTENAAGGDTGWRRILTSNPARHPALPTLHLSLACNHCDTPACLHACPSAAYHRDEASGAVLLDASRCLGCRYCSWVCPYDAPRFDARRGVMTKCTFCAPRLAAGGEPACTAACPTGALALGQRRDGEREPRGPGIVPTGLGPALRLLPRRQSLAVAGGSLEPPPAEGALVAPPPPRKIALGSEWPLVLFGVLLPALAAWLAAGWKVPALAPAPWLFFLPGAAAIALSALHLGRPQRAWRALANLRRSWLSREVAAAHALLGCGLWHRLAPDGGTAWRLSGALAALAAVALVLSIDGVYRAVPRARASRLPGPHPASVALAAPFLFLVAAGLALPAIALATLRALLLAVAFRQGTWGLGRGWAGLRLVLLAVACAPGLLAAPPASAPHLLVLALALAGELLDRAAFVSALEPVSPGRVMAVQAATALARARTA; encoded by the coding sequence GTGGCTGACACGCGTGCGGCCTTCGTCTTCGACGGCGGACGCTGCACCGGCTGCGAGGCCTGTCGCGTCGCCTGCGGCACCGAGAACGCCGCGGGCGGCGACACCGGCTGGCGCCGCATCCTGACGTCGAATCCGGCCCGTCACCCCGCGCTCCCGACGCTCCACCTCTCCCTCGCCTGCAACCACTGCGACACCCCGGCGTGTCTGCACGCCTGCCCGAGCGCCGCCTACCACCGCGACGAGGCGAGCGGCGCCGTGCTGCTCGACGCGTCGAGATGCCTCGGCTGCCGCTACTGCTCCTGGGTCTGCCCGTACGACGCGCCGCGCTTCGACGCGCGTCGCGGGGTGATGACGAAGTGCACCTTCTGCGCCCCGCGGCTCGCCGCCGGCGGGGAGCCCGCCTGCACCGCCGCCTGCCCGACCGGCGCGCTCGCGCTCGGGCAACGGCGTGACGGCGAGCGCGAGCCGCGAGGGCCCGGGATCGTCCCGACCGGTCTCGGCCCGGCGTTGCGCCTTCTGCCGCGCCGGCAGTCGCTCGCCGTCGCCGGCGGGTCGCTCGAGCCGCCTCCGGCGGAGGGCGCGCTCGTCGCACCGCCGCCGCCGCGGAAGATCGCCCTCGGCAGCGAATGGCCGCTCGTCCTTTTCGGGGTCCTGTTGCCGGCCCTCGCCGCCTGGCTCGCCGCCGGCTGGAAGGTCCCGGCGCTCGCCCCAGCGCCGTGGCTCTTCTTCCTTCCCGGCGCCGCGGCGATCGCCCTCTCGGCGCTCCACCTCGGGCGCCCGCAGCGGGCGTGGCGCGCCCTCGCCAACCTGCGACGCTCGTGGCTCTCCCGCGAGGTCGCCGCGGCGCACGCCTTGCTCGGCTGCGGTCTCTGGCACCGGCTCGCGCCGGACGGCGGCACGGCCTGGCGGCTCTCGGGCGCTCTGGCCGCGCTCGCCGCCGTCGCTCTCGTGCTCTCGATCGACGGCGTCTACCGTGCCGTGCCCAGGGCACGTGCCTCGCGACTCCCCGGGCCGCACCCCGCGAGCGTGGCGCTCGCCGCGCCGTTCCTCTTCCTGGTCGCCGCCGGGCTCGCCCTGCCGGCGATCGCCCTCGCCACGCTGCGGGCGCTGCTCCTCGCCGTCGCCTTCCGACAGGGCACCTGGGGGCTCGGCCGCGGCTGGGCCGGGCTGCGCCTCGTCCTTCTCGCCGTCGCCTGCGCCCCCGGCCTGCTCGCCGCGCCGCCGGCGAGCGCACCGCACCTTCTCGTCCTCGCCCTCGCGCTCGCCGGCGAGTTGCTCGACCGCGCGGCCTTCGTCAGCGCGCTCGAGCCGGTGAGCCCGGGAAGGGTGATGGCGGTCCAGGCTGCGACGGCCCTGGCTCGCGCCAGAACGGCATGA
- a CDS encoding molybdopterin-dependent oxidoreductase, which yields MPTFLTACPRNCYSTCSMRVTVEEGKVVRIDAAPENRATPEGPCLKGLAYVERAHSPERIVEPLARRADGSFAPIGWEEALDRIATALLAARAELGPQSLLYYTGSGTKGLLNGIGLAFWRLFGGCTTTFGDLCWPAGLEATRLTLGDNTHNAPWDLENARLIVVWGKNPAETNVHQIAHLDRALGNGARLVVVDPRRTETAERADLLVQPRPGSDGALALALGHILVRDGLFDRDFVAAHVHGFAAYAKLVAAWTPARAAAATDVPAATIETLARELGTLAPVTLVPGFGMQRYTNSGQTMRALLALLAITGQIGKPGAGWMYANLQTAVFAPVKDPLDLYPPALPDGVVRVGVSTARLGRDMLAQSDPPLAVAWVERGNPISQNPETGTVLAAFRRLRFRVVVEEFLTDTAREADVVLPAKNLFEQSDVIGAYWHPYLQLRRKLLEPPPGVLPETEIYRALGRRLGIAEERLAATIPGPDDAGVDAWLGTRLAPLGLTLDDFAAGPVLSPGFREIAFADRVFPTPSGKIELASEEARARWGADELPDYREPTERPEPGGRFPFALLTPNTKNRIHSQFGNLETIRRIAPAPFVAMHPRDAAERRLAEGEPARIWNERGELTLPVRFDWGLKRGCVAVTNGYWRAEGGAVNLLSAGRETDLGHGAAFHDNAVEVERA from the coding sequence ATGCCGACCTTCCTGACCGCCTGCCCGCGCAACTGCTACTCGACCTGTTCAATGCGGGTGACGGTCGAGGAGGGGAAGGTGGTGCGGATCGACGCCGCGCCAGAGAACCGGGCGACGCCCGAGGGGCCCTGCCTCAAGGGGCTCGCCTACGTCGAGCGGGCGCACTCGCCGGAGCGGATCGTCGAGCCGCTCGCCCGGCGCGCCGACGGCTCCTTCGCCCCGATCGGTTGGGAGGAGGCGCTCGACCGCATCGCCACGGCGCTGCTCGCGGCGCGCGCCGAGCTCGGCCCGCAGAGCCTCCTCTACTACACCGGCAGCGGCACCAAGGGACTGCTCAACGGCATCGGCCTGGCGTTCTGGCGTCTCTTCGGCGGCTGCACGACGACCTTCGGCGACCTCTGCTGGCCGGCCGGGCTCGAGGCGACCCGCCTGACGCTCGGCGACAACACCCACAACGCGCCGTGGGATCTCGAGAACGCGCGGCTGATCGTCGTCTGGGGGAAGAACCCGGCGGAGACCAACGTCCACCAGATCGCCCACCTCGACCGCGCGCTCGGCAACGGCGCACGGCTCGTCGTCGTCGACCCACGCCGCACCGAAACGGCCGAGCGCGCCGACCTGCTCGTCCAACCCCGGCCGGGGAGCGACGGGGCGCTGGCACTCGCCCTCGGTCACATCCTGGTGCGCGACGGGCTGTTCGATCGCGACTTCGTCGCCGCGCACGTCCACGGCTTCGCGGCCTACGCCAAGCTCGTCGCCGCCTGGACGCCGGCGCGCGCCGCGGCCGCGACCGACGTGCCCGCGGCGACGATCGAAACGCTGGCGCGCGAGCTCGGCACGCTCGCGCCGGTGACCCTCGTCCCGGGCTTCGGCATGCAGCGCTACACCAACTCGGGGCAGACGATGCGGGCGCTCCTCGCGCTGCTGGCGATCACCGGACAGATCGGCAAGCCGGGTGCCGGCTGGATGTACGCCAATCTGCAGACCGCGGTCTTCGCTCCGGTCAAGGATCCGCTCGACCTCTACCCGCCGGCGCTCCCCGACGGCGTCGTGCGGGTCGGCGTCTCCACCGCGCGGCTCGGTCGCGACATGCTCGCCCAGTCCGACCCGCCGCTCGCCGTCGCCTGGGTGGAGCGCGGCAATCCGATCTCGCAGAACCCCGAGACCGGCACGGTGCTTGCCGCGTTCCGCCGCCTGCGCTTCCGCGTCGTCGTCGAGGAGTTCCTGACCGACACGGCGCGCGAAGCCGACGTCGTGCTGCCGGCCAAGAACCTCTTCGAACAGAGCGACGTCATCGGCGCCTACTGGCATCCCTACCTGCAGCTCCGGCGCAAGCTCCTCGAGCCACCGCCCGGCGTGCTCCCCGAGACCGAGATCTACCGCGCCCTCGGCCGCCGACTGGGGATCGCCGAGGAGCGGCTCGCCGCGACGATCCCCGGTCCGGACGACGCGGGCGTCGACGCCTGGCTCGGCACGCGGCTCGCGCCGCTCGGCCTGACGCTCGACGACTTCGCCGCGGGACCGGTGCTCTCGCCCGGCTTCCGCGAGATCGCCTTCGCCGACCGAGTCTTTCCCACTCCGTCCGGGAAGATCGAGCTGGCGAGCGAGGAGGCGCGGGCACGCTGGGGGGCGGACGAGCTGCCGGACTACCGCGAGCCGACGGAGCGACCCGAGCCCGGCGGTCGCTTCCCGTTCGCCCTCCTCACGCCGAACACCAAGAACCGGATCCACAGCCAGTTCGGCAACCTCGAGACGATCCGCCGGATCGCCCCGGCGCCGTTCGTCGCCATGCACCCGCGCGACGCGGCCGAGCGGCGCCTCGCCGAAGGCGAACCGGCGCGGATCTGGAACGAGCGCGGCGAGCTCACGCTGCCGGTGCGCTTCGACTGGGGGCTCAAGCGCGGCTGCGTCGCGGTGACGAACGGCTATTGGCGCGCCGAAGGCGGCGCGGTGAACCTCCTCTCCGCCGGGCGCGAAACCGATCTCGGCCACGGTGCGGCATTCCACGACAACGCGGTCGAGGTCGAGCGCGCGTGA
- the katG gene encoding catalase/peroxidase HPI, translated as MSNETGCPHASAARHARAAGARTNADWWPDQLNLKILHQHSAKSNPMGEGFDYAKEFASLDLDAVIRDLQALMTDSQEWWPADFGHYGPLFVRMAWHSAGTYRVSDGRGGGGTGNQRFAPLNSWPDNVNLDKARRLLWPIKQKYGRKISWADLMILAGNVALESMGFKTFGFGGGREDIWEPEEDTYWGSESKWLEDKRYSGDRELEDPLGAVQMGLIYVNPEGPNGNPDPLAAARDIRETFARMAMDDEETVALIAGGHTFGKCHGAGEATHVGAEPEAAGIEEQGLGWKSSLGSGKGGDTITSGLEVTWTTTPTRWSNNFLWNLFGYEWELTKSPAGAHQWRPKHGMGEGTVPDAHDPAKRHAPAMLTTDLALRFDPAYEKIARRFFENPDAFADAFARAWFKLTHRDMGPRARYLGPLVPQEELLWQDPVPAVDHPLVGEPEIAALKAKILASGLSVSQSVSTAWASASTFRGSDKRGGANGARIRLAPQKDWAVNQPAELAEVLAKLTAIQQEFNAAQSGGKKISLADLIVLGGCAAVESAAKAGGHDVKVPFTPGRMDASPEQTDVEAFAVLEPKADGFRNYVRPGLEGVAAEMLVDKAQLLTLTAPEMTVLVGGLRVLGANVGAAKHGVFTDRPGALTPDFFVHLLDMRTRWQKSESAPGVLEGRDRTTGALRWTGTVVDLVFGSNSQLRALAEVYAASDAQATFVHDFVAAWNKVMNLDRFDLA; from the coding sequence ATGTCGAATGAAACTGGCTGCCCGCACGCGAGCGCCGCGCGCCATGCCCGTGCGGCGGGGGCCCGCACGAACGCGGATTGGTGGCCCGACCAGCTCAACCTGAAGATCCTCCACCAGCACTCCGCCAAGTCGAACCCGATGGGCGAGGGGTTCGACTATGCCAAGGAGTTCGCGAGCCTCGACCTCGACGCCGTGATTCGCGACCTGCAGGCGCTGATGACCGATTCGCAGGAGTGGTGGCCGGCCGACTTCGGCCACTACGGACCGCTCTTCGTGCGCATGGCTTGGCACAGCGCGGGCACCTATCGGGTGAGCGACGGGCGCGGCGGCGGTGGCACCGGCAACCAGCGTTTCGCGCCGCTCAACAGCTGGCCGGACAACGTCAACCTCGACAAGGCGCGCCGCCTGCTCTGGCCGATCAAGCAGAAGTACGGCCGCAAGATCTCCTGGGCCGACCTGATGATCCTCGCCGGCAACGTGGCGCTCGAGTCGATGGGCTTCAAGACCTTCGGCTTCGGCGGCGGCCGCGAGGACATCTGGGAGCCGGAGGAGGACACCTACTGGGGCTCCGAGTCGAAGTGGCTCGAGGACAAGCGCTACTCGGGCGACCGCGAGCTCGAGGATCCCCTCGGCGCGGTGCAGATGGGCCTGATCTACGTCAACCCGGAAGGCCCGAACGGCAACCCCGACCCGCTCGCCGCGGCGCGCGACATCCGCGAGACCTTCGCCCGCATGGCGATGGACGACGAGGAGACGGTGGCGCTCATCGCCGGCGGGCACACCTTCGGCAAGTGCCACGGCGCCGGCGAGGCCACGCACGTCGGAGCGGAGCCGGAAGCCGCCGGGATCGAAGAGCAGGGTCTCGGCTGGAAGAGCAGCCTCGGCAGCGGCAAGGGCGGCGACACCATCACCAGCGGCCTCGAGGTGACCTGGACGACGACCCCGACGCGCTGGAGCAACAACTTCCTGTGGAATCTCTTCGGCTACGAGTGGGAGCTCACCAAGAGCCCTGCCGGCGCCCACCAGTGGCGCCCCAAGCACGGGATGGGCGAGGGCACGGTGCCGGACGCGCACGACCCGGCCAAGCGTCATGCCCCGGCGATGCTCACCACCGACCTCGCCCTGCGTTTCGATCCCGCCTACGAGAAGATCGCCCGGCGCTTCTTCGAGAACCCGGACGCCTTCGCCGACGCCTTCGCCCGCGCCTGGTTCAAGCTGACGCACCGCGACATGGGGCCGCGTGCGCGCTACCTCGGTCCGCTCGTGCCGCAGGAGGAGCTGCTCTGGCAGGACCCGGTCCCCGCCGTCGACCACCCGCTCGTCGGCGAGCCGGAGATCGCCGCGCTGAAGGCGAAGATCCTTGCCTCGGGGCTCTCGGTCTCGCAGTCGGTCTCGACGGCCTGGGCTTCGGCGTCGACCTTCCGCGGCAGCGACAAGCGTGGCGGCGCCAACGGCGCGCGGATTCGTCTCGCGCCGCAGAAGGACTGGGCGGTCAATCAGCCGGCCGAGCTCGCCGAAGTCCTCGCCAAGCTCACGGCGATCCAGCAGGAGTTCAACGCTGCGCAGAGCGGCGGCAAGAAGATCTCGCTCGCTGATCTCATCGTGCTGGGTGGCTGCGCCGCGGTCGAGTCGGCGGCGAAGGCGGGCGGTCATGACGTGAAGGTGCCGTTCACCCCGGGGCGGATGGACGCGTCGCCGGAGCAGACCGACGTCGAGGCGTTCGCCGTGCTCGAGCCGAAGGCCGACGGCTTCCGCAACTACGTGCGTCCGGGGCTCGAGGGCGTGGCGGCCGAGATGCTGGTCGACAAGGCGCAACTGCTGACCTTGACCGCGCCGGAGATGACCGTCCTCGTCGGCGGCCTGCGCGTCCTCGGCGCCAACGTCGGCGCGGCCAAGCACGGCGTCTTCACCGACCGTCCGGGCGCGCTGACCCCCGACTTCTTCGTCCACCTCCTCGACATGCGGACGCGCTGGCAGAAGTCCGAGAGCGCCCCCGGCGTGCTCGAAGGGCGTGACCGCACGACCGGCGCCCTCCGGTGGACCGGCACGGTCGTCGACCTCGTCTTCGGCTCGAATTCGCAGCTCCGCGCTCTCGCCGAGGTCTACGCGGCGAGCGACGCCCAGGCGACCTTCGTCCACGACTTCGTCGCCGCCTGGAACAAGGTGATGAACCTCGACCGGTTCGACCTCGCGTAG
- a CDS encoding SRPBCC family protein, translated as MPIASALLVAALAHSSTPTPHVPARAHIRRSGTLRVPVELARALELFTPVGEKLWAPGWEPHFHYPADGTAMPGTAWTTRDTHSHPATETLWLLVDWNPDRHRVRYARVTPGLRTGTVEVVCRALAPTSTEVEVTYELTALSEAGDADLATWTEAWYTTFLAGWESAIQKAFAAE; from the coding sequence ATGCCAATTGCCAGCGCCCTGCTCGTCGCCGCCCTCGCTCACTCATCAACTCCCACGCCACACGTTCCTGCCCGCGCCCACATCCGGCGCAGCGGCACACTCCGCGTCCCGGTCGAGCTCGCGCGCGCGCTCGAGCTCTTCACCCCGGTCGGCGAGAAGCTCTGGGCCCCCGGCTGGGAGCCGCACTTCCACTATCCCGCCGACGGCACGGCGATGCCCGGCACCGCGTGGACCACACGCGACACCCACAGCCATCCCGCTACCGAGACCCTCTGGCTGCTGGTCGACTGGAACCCCGACCGCCACCGCGTCCGCTACGCCCGCGTCACCCCGGGCCTGCGCACCGGCACCGTCGAAGTCGTCTGTCGTGCCCTCGCGCCCACCTCCACCGAAGTCGAGGTGACCTACGAGCTGACCGCCTTGAGCGAAGCGGGGGACGCCGATCTCGCGACCTGGACCGAGGCGTGGTACACGACCTTCCTGGCCGGTTGGGAGTCCGCCATCCAGAAGGCATTCGCGGCAGAATAG
- a CDS encoding type II toxin-antitoxin system RelE/ParE family toxin, whose translation MEFAIAYYSAAVQDDILALPDSLAARYVVLTRRMVVLGPHLGEPRTKPLGAGLFELRLKGAEGIARVFFCTVVGRRIVMLHSFVKKTSKTPQRELELARARLKELKNEDA comes from the coding sequence GTGGAGTTCGCAATCGCGTACTACAGCGCGGCCGTTCAGGACGACATCCTCGCCCTGCCCGACTCACTGGCTGCCCGATATGTCGTGCTCACGCGGCGGATGGTGGTCCTCGGACCACACCTCGGTGAGCCCCGCACCAAGCCCCTCGGGGCTGGTCTGTTCGAGCTGAGGCTCAAGGGTGCCGAGGGGATCGCGCGGGTCTTTTTCTGCACGGTCGTCGGTCGCCGGATCGTCATGCTCCACAGCTTCGTGAAGAAGACGAGCAAGACGCCGCAGCGAGAGCTGGAGCTTGCCAGGGCTCGGTTGAAGGAGTTGAAAAATGAAGACGCATGA
- a CDS encoding helix-turn-helix transcriptional regulator, with translation MKTHDQVIKKLMQRPGVRAEVERIEREESALLDALLKARQEAGLTQAQVAERMGTQAPAVARLERALATGKHSPSVATLRKYVKACGKRLVLEVA, from the coding sequence ATGAAGACGCATGACCAAGTCATCAAGAAGCTGATGCAGCGCCCGGGAGTGCGGGCCGAAGTCGAACGGATCGAGCGCGAGGAGTCGGCGCTGCTGGACGCGCTGCTCAAGGCCAGGCAGGAGGCCGGGCTCACCCAGGCTCAAGTCGCCGAGCGCATGGGGACACAGGCCCCTGCAGTCGCGCGCCTCGAGCGTGCACTTGCCACGGGGAAGCACTCGCCATCCGTCGCGACGCTGCGCAAGTACGTCAAGGCCTGCGGCAAGCGCTTGGTGCTCGAGGTCGCCTAG
- a CDS encoding epimerase, which yields MRILILGGTGFTGPYQIRYALARGHKITTFNRGRRPKEWPGEVEELHGDRNTGDLKAIEGREWDVCIDNPTTLPFWVRDVGQRLQGKVGQYVFISTISVYASEEKTNADESAPTAEYKGADAMKETMEAVRASNFELYGPLKAFSEREAEKWFPKITTVIRPGLIVGPGDDSDRWTHWPVRIDKGGDVLCPGDGSDPVQVIDARDLAEWTIRMVEARTFGTFNATGPAFPMTMGDMLCGVRMATSAGAKLVWVPASFLEEQKVTPWGDMPAWVPGTGETAGFGSRDIRKAIAAGLTFRPIAQTAIDTLAWWKGLPPERTAKPRAGIAPEREKEVLAAWKAKKG from the coding sequence TTGCGCATCCTGATCCTCGGCGGCACCGGCTTCACCGGCCCGTACCAGATCCGTTACGCGCTCGCTCGCGGCCACAAGATCACCACCTTCAATCGCGGCCGGCGCCCGAAGGAGTGGCCAGGCGAGGTCGAGGAGCTGCACGGCGACCGGAACACCGGCGACCTCAAGGCGATCGAAGGGCGCGAGTGGGACGTCTGCATCGACAACCCGACGACGCTCCCCTTCTGGGTGCGCGACGTCGGCCAGCGGCTGCAGGGCAAGGTCGGCCAGTACGTCTTCATCTCGACGATCTCGGTCTACGCCAGCGAGGAGAAGACGAACGCCGACGAGAGCGCGCCGACGGCCGAGTACAAGGGCGCCGACGCGATGAAGGAGACGATGGAAGCGGTGCGGGCGAGCAACTTCGAGCTCTACGGCCCGCTCAAGGCCTTCTCCGAACGCGAAGCCGAGAAGTGGTTCCCGAAGATCACCACGGTGATCCGCCCCGGGCTGATCGTCGGCCCTGGCGACGACTCCGACCGCTGGACCCACTGGCCGGTACGCATCGACAAGGGCGGCGACGTGCTCTGCCCGGGCGACGGCAGCGACCCGGTGCAGGTCATCGACGCGCGCGACCTCGCCGAATGGACGATCCGCATGGTCGAGGCGCGCACCTTCGGCACCTTCAACGCGACCGGTCCGGCGTTCCCGATGACGATGGGCGACATGCTCTGCGGCGTCCGCATGGCGACGAGCGCCGGCGCGAAGCTCGTCTGGGTGCCGGCGAGCTTCCTCGAGGAGCAGAAGGTGACGCCCTGGGGCGACATGCCGGCCTGGGTCCCGGGCACCGGCGAGACCGCCGGCTTCGGCAGCCGCGACATCCGCAAGGCGATCGCCGCCGGCCTCACCTTCCGCCCGATCGCCCAGACGGCGATCGACACGCTCGCCTGGTGGAAGGGCCTGCCGCCCGAGCGCACCGCCAAGCCCCGCGCCGGCATCGCTCCCGAGCGCGAGAAGGAAGTGCTCGCGGCGTGGAAGGCGAAGAAGGGGTGA